The window ATTAAGCTGTTGAATCCCAGCGCCAAATCGTGTTCATACAAGGGGTTCATTTGGGTTTTTTAAGCAGAAAAAAGAGGCGGCAATAGCGATTGTCGAGGTCGCTGGCGTCCCGGTTCAGCAAATTCGGTCTGGTTTCGGGCGCGAAGATGGCTTTCAGTTCCAAGCCCGAATCGGCGCAAAGCTGGATTAGTTCGAAGGTCAGCCAGACCCGCTGGACGTGGCGTTCCTCAAATCGTTCATAGATGTTCAGCTTTTTGCGGAAAAGGTAAAAATGTGTGAGCTGGCGATAGGTAAGAGGTTCATAAGTGGAGATTTGGAGCATGTAACCATCCCGCACGCGGGTGAAACTGGTGTTGTCTCCAAAGTTTTCCAGGCTGTTGCGCAGGGTGGAGATGTCGAAAATGAAGGTTCCACCGGGCTCAAGGGCTTGGGAAGCATGTTTCAGCAGCTTGGCAGTGTCGGCTTTTTTGGTGAGATAGTTGAAGCTGTCGAACAGGCAGAAAATGAGGTCGTAAGGGC of the Candidatus Cloacimonadota bacterium genome contains:
- a CDS encoding class I SAM-dependent methyltransferase — translated: AHLNSYSFFALYYDNYMSHVNYERWVDLLLSWHRRVSGKAPKRVLELACGTANASSILVFRGYETHACDSSPFMLHVADRKNFKPTLFRNSLTDPIPGGPYDLIFCLFDSFNYLTKKADTAKLLKHASQALEPGGTFIFDISTLRNSLENFGDNTSFTRVRDGYMLQISTYEPLTYRQLTHFYLFRKKLNIYERFEERHVQRVWLTFELIQLCADSGLELKAIFAPETRPNLLNRDASDLDNRYCRLFFLLKKPK